A genomic segment from Psychrobacter arcticus 273-4 encodes:
- the ribF gene encoding bifunctional riboflavin kinase/FAD synthetase → MASSDASPTHTNPVALAPCVLTIGNFDGVHLGHQAMLAQVRELAKARKLNSAVMIFEPQPREFFAPAAAPARLTNLAEKQALLAEYGVETLIVAGFDNEFRSLSAQAFADILARRLNVQALVLGDDFKFGHDRTGDSQFLRDYGLHVTNLHTVNDDSHKAARISSTRIRDLLLAGDINAANALLGRDYAITGTVVGGDKIGRTMDFPTANIDLERMKPALHGIFAVDVVSLDQDGNVIPDGLYKRADNNHKGITGLRAHSLFGTANIGTRPSVDKTHEWRLEVHFPELQADLYGSTLQVRFLHYLHGERHYESLDALKEGIHHDVQELIEWRAKQTDG, encoded by the coding sequence ATGGCGTCTTCAGACGCTTCGCCTACCCATACCAACCCAGTAGCTTTAGCACCCTGTGTGCTGACTATTGGCAATTTCGATGGCGTGCATTTGGGTCATCAAGCCATGCTCGCTCAAGTGCGCGAACTTGCAAAGGCTCGTAAACTTAACTCTGCCGTTATGATATTTGAGCCACAGCCAAGAGAGTTCTTTGCGCCAGCGGCTGCTCCTGCCCGCTTAACCAACCTTGCCGAAAAGCAAGCTTTGCTAGCAGAATACGGGGTTGAGACCTTGATTGTGGCAGGTTTTGACAACGAATTTCGCTCATTATCAGCGCAGGCATTTGCAGATATCTTAGCGAGGCGACTGAATGTGCAAGCCTTGGTATTGGGTGATGACTTCAAATTTGGTCATGATCGTACCGGTGACAGTCAGTTTTTGCGTGATTATGGGCTACATGTGACCAATCTGCACACCGTCAATGACGATAGTCATAAAGCGGCGCGCATCAGCTCTACTCGTATCCGTGATTTATTGTTGGCAGGTGACATCAACGCTGCCAACGCTTTATTGGGTCGAGATTATGCCATTACTGGTACGGTCGTTGGCGGTGATAAAATTGGTCGCACCATGGATTTCCCAACCGCCAATATTGACTTAGAGCGCATGAAACCTGCTTTACACGGCATCTTTGCAGTCGATGTCGTCAGCCTTGATCAGGATGGCAATGTTATACCAGACGGTTTATACAAACGTGCAGATAATAACCATAAAGGTATAACAGGTTTGCGAGCACATAGCCTGTTTGGTACTGCCAATATCGGCACCAGACCTTCTGTCGACAAAACCCATGAGTGGCGTTTAGAAGTGCATTTTCCAGAACTGCAAGCCGACTTATATGGTTCAACCTTGCAGGTGCGTTTTTTGCATTACTTGCATGGTGAACGCCATTACGAAAGTTTGGATGCGCTAAAAGAAGGTATTCATCATGATGTACAAGAATTGATTGAATGGCGCGCAAAGCAAACGGACGGTTAA
- a CDS encoding DUF2789 domain-containing protein encodes MLGKPEYNMNELFAQLGLDSSDEAIDRFIKNNQLVKEEKLTEASIWNDNQRMFLQEEWEKDAAWVEVIDDLNVRLHP; translated from the coding sequence ATGTTAGGCAAACCTGAATATAATATGAATGAGCTATTTGCTCAGCTGGGTCTTGATAGCTCTGATGAGGCGATTGATCGCTTTATTAAAAACAATCAATTGGTAAAAGAAGAGAAATTAACAGAAGCTAGCATTTGGAATGACAACCAACGTATGTTCTTACAAGAAGAATGGGAAAAAGATGCGGCGTGGGTAGAGGTCATCGATGATTTGAATGTACGCTTGCATCCATAG
- a CDS encoding malate dehydrogenase, giving the protein MSMKQPVRVAVTGAAGNISYAMLFRIASGEMLGKDQPVILQLLEIAPALDALKGVVMELEDCAFPLLAGIVQTDDATVAFKDVDYALLVGSRPRGPGMERKDLLEANAAIFSAQGKALNDVASRDVKVLVVGNPANTNALIAQRNAPDLDPRNFTAMTRLDHNRAMAQLAGKTDSTVNDVKKMIIWGNHSSTQYPDLTASTVNGKLALDLVDRTWYEGTYIPEVQQRGAAIIKARGASSAASAANAAIAHMRTWVLGTDENDWVSMGVYSNGEYGIAKGLIYSFPCTCTNGDWSIVDGVDVSSAFSKEKMAATEQELSEERDAVAHLLP; this is encoded by the coding sequence ATGTCAATGAAACAGCCTGTGCGCGTTGCCGTGACTGGTGCCGCTGGTAATATCAGCTATGCTATGTTATTTCGTATTGCTTCTGGTGAAATGCTAGGTAAAGATCAGCCAGTGATTCTGCAATTACTTGAAATCGCTCCAGCACTCGACGCCCTAAAGGGTGTGGTCATGGAATTAGAAGACTGTGCATTCCCATTATTGGCTGGAATCGTCCAAACTGATGATGCGACCGTGGCTTTTAAAGATGTCGATTACGCATTACTTGTAGGCTCACGCCCTCGTGGTCCTGGTATGGAACGTAAAGATTTGCTAGAAGCCAACGCTGCGATTTTCTCAGCACAAGGTAAAGCATTGAATGATGTTGCAAGCCGTGATGTTAAAGTATTGGTTGTAGGTAACCCTGCGAACACTAATGCGCTAATCGCACAGCGTAACGCACCAGATCTTGACCCACGTAACTTTACTGCTATGACTCGCTTAGACCATAACCGTGCAATGGCACAGTTGGCTGGCAAGACTGATAGCACGGTTAATGACGTGAAGAAAATGATCATCTGGGGCAACCATTCATCAACTCAGTATCCTGATTTGACGGCGAGCACTGTAAACGGTAAGCTTGCGTTAGATTTGGTTGATCGTACGTGGTATGAAGGTACTTATATCCCAGAAGTACAACAACGTGGTGCTGCTATTATTAAAGCGCGTGGTGCATCATCTGCCGCTTCTGCAGCCAATGCTGCTATCGCTCATATGCGTACTTGGGTACTTGGTACTGATGAGAACGATTGGGTATCAATGGGTGTATATTCAAACGGCGAATACGGTATTGCCAAAGGTTTGATCTACTCATTCCCATGCACTTGTACTAACGGTGACTGGTCTATCGTTGATGGCGTTGATGTGTCATCAGCATTCTCAAAAGAGAAAATGGCAGCCACTGAGCAAGAGCTTAGCGAAGAGCGTGATGCAGTAGCGCACTTACTACCGTAA
- a CDS encoding ribonuclease T2: protein MPKTVMPEYVSNNMMSKQHNSKGCMAISIAALLLLQGTLSLPAQAANASRTGQRVLMIEMTPALCSLQPTRSRMRQCLEGYSLTVSGLDMGYGERCGRGSEPRITPLQLKVVNRIMPDTTVRTQAWQRYGACSPLSSSNYFRQIINYAGALKLPNELNTGNSYTVLKSRFIGQMTSLNNGMTPANIDLICQAGTQRQMILTDVHVCYEGSKFGNCHNVVDNCGSKFVISGGK, encoded by the coding sequence ATGCCAAAAACAGTGATGCCAGAGTACGTAAGTAACAATATGATGAGTAAACAGCATAACAGTAAAGGCTGTATGGCTATTAGCATCGCTGCCTTGCTATTGCTGCAAGGGACGCTATCTCTGCCTGCCCAAGCAGCTAACGCGAGTAGAACTGGTCAGCGCGTATTAATGATTGAGATGACACCTGCCTTATGTAGCTTGCAACCGACACGTTCGCGTATGCGTCAGTGCCTAGAAGGGTATTCTTTGACTGTATCAGGTTTGGACATGGGTTATGGAGAACGCTGTGGACGCGGTAGTGAACCGCGCATAACACCGCTACAGTTAAAAGTCGTTAACCGTATCATGCCCGATACCACAGTACGCACTCAAGCGTGGCAACGTTATGGCGCTTGTAGTCCATTAAGCTCCAGTAATTATTTCCGCCAAATCATCAACTACGCAGGCGCTCTAAAGCTGCCAAATGAGCTTAATACAGGTAACAGTTATACCGTATTAAAGTCTCGTTTTATCGGTCAAATGACCAGCTTAAATAATGGCATGACTCCTGCCAATATCGATTTAATTTGTCAGGCAGGTACGCAGCGCCAAATGATATTGACGGATGTACATGTCTGTTATGAAGGGAGTAAGTTTGGTAATTGTCATAATGTCGTGGACAATTGTGGTAGTAAATTCGTCATTTCAGGCGGTAAATAA